A genomic region of Equus caballus isolate H_3958 breed thoroughbred chromosome 1, TB-T2T, whole genome shotgun sequence contains the following coding sequences:
- the THBS1 gene encoding thrombospondin-1 precursor — translation MGLAWGLSVLFLLHVCGSNRIPESGGDNSVFDIFELTGAARKGSGRRLVKGPDPSSPAFRIEDANLIPPVPDDKFQDLVDAVRAEKGFLLLASLRQMKKTRGTLLAVERKDHSGQIFSVVSNGKAGTLDLSLTVQGKQHVVSVEEALLATGQWKSITLFVQEDRAQLYIDCEKMENAELDVPIQSIFTRDLASIARLRIAKGGVNDNFQGVLQNVRFVFGTTPEDILRNKGCSSSTNVLLTLNNNVVNGSSPAIRTNYIGHKTKDLQAICGISCDELSNMVLELRGLRTIVTTLQDSIRKVTEENKELANELRRPPLCYHNGVQYRNNEEWTVDSCTECRCQNSVTICKKVSCPIMPCSNATVPDGECCPRCWPSDSADDGWSPWSEWTSCSVTCGNGIQQRGRSCDSLNNRCEGSSVQTRTCHIQECDKRFKQDGGWSHWSPWSSCSVTCGDGVITRIRLCNSPSPQMNGKPCEGEARETKACRKDACPINGGWGPWSPWDICSVTCGGGVQKRSRLCNNPTPQFGGKDCVGDVTENQICNKQDCPIDGCLSNPCFAGTKCTSYPDGSWKCGACPPGYSGNGVQCEDVDECKEVPDACFNHNGEHRCRNTDPGYNCLPCPPRFTGSQPFGQGVEHAAANKQVCKPRNPCTDGTHDCNKNAKCNYLGHYSDPMYRCECKPGYAGNGIICGEDTDLDGWPNEDLVCVANATYHCKKDNCPNLPNSGQEDYDKDGIGDACDDDDDNDKIPDDRDNCPFHYNPAQYDYDRDDVGDRCDNCPYNHNPDQADTDNNGEGDACAADIDGDGILNERDNCQYVYNVDQRDTDMDGVGDQCDNCPLEHNPDQLDSDSDRIGDTCDNNQDIDEDGHQNNLDNCPYVPNANQADHDKDGKGDACDHDDDNDGIPDDRDNCRLVPNPDQKDSDGDGRGDACKDDFDHDNVPDVDDICPENVDISETDFRRFQMIPLDPKGTSQNDPNWVVRHQGKELVQTVNCDPGLAIGYDEFNAVDFSGTFFINTERDDDYAGFVFGYQSSSRFYVVMWKQVTQSYWDTNPTRAQGYSGLSVKVVNSTTGPGEHLRNALWHTGNTPGQVRTLWHDPRHIGWKDFTAYRWRLSHRPKTGFIRVVMYEGKKIMADSGPIYDKTYAGGRLGLFVFSQEMVFFSDLKYECRDS, via the exons atggggctggcctggggactCAGCGTCCTGTTCCTCTTACATGTGTGTGGCTCCAACCGCATTCCAG AGTCTGGGGGAGACAACAGCGTGTTCGACATCTTTGAACTCACGGGGGCTGCCCGCAAGGGCTCTGGACGCCGGCTGGTGAAGGGTCCTGACCCTTCCAGCCCAGCTTTCCGCATCGAGGATGCCAACCTGATCCCCCCTGTGCCTGATGACAAGTTCCAAGACCTAGTGGATGCTGTGCGGGCCGAGAAAGGGTtcctcctcctggcctccctgAGGCAGATGAAGAAGACCCGGGGCACTCTGCTGGCCGTGGAGAGGAAAGACCACTCTGGCCAGATCTTCAGTGTGGTCTCCAATGGCAAGGCGGGCACCCTGGACCTGAGCCTGACCGTGCAGGGGAAGCAGCATGTGGTGTCCGTGGAAGAAGCGCTCCTGGCGACCGGCCAGTGGAAGAGCATCACCCTGTTTGTGCAGGAGGACAGGGCCCAGCTTTACATCGACTGTGAGAAGATGGAGAATGCTGAGCTGGACGTCCCCATCCAGAGCATCTTCACCAGGGACCTGGCCAGCATCGCCAGACTCCGCATCGCAAAAGGAGGTGTCAATGACAATTTCCAG GGGGTGCTGCAGAACGTGAGGTTTGTCTTCGGAACCACACCAGAAGACATCCTCAGGAACAAAGGCTGCTCCAGCT CTACCAatgtcctcctcaccctcaacAACAATGTGGTGAATGGTTCCAGCCCTGCTATCCGCACTAACTACATCGGCCACAAGACGAAGGATCTGCAGGCCATCTGTGGCATCTCTTGTGATGAGCTGTCCAACATGGTCCTGGAGCTCAGGGGCCTGCGTACCATCGTGACCACGCTTCAGGACAGCATCCGCAAAGTG ACTGAAGAGAACAAAGAACTGGCCAATGAGCTGCGGAGGCCTCCCCTCTGCTACCACAACGGAGTTCAGTACAGGAATAATGAGGAATGGACTGTTGATAGCTGCACTGAGTGTCGCTGCCAG AACTCAGTCACTATCTGCAAAAAAGTTTCCTGCCCCATCATGCCCTGCTCCAATGCCACAGTTCCTGATGGAGAATGCTGCCCCCGGTGTTGGC CCAGTGACTCTGCGGACGATGGCTGGTCCCCATGGTCTGAGTGGACTTCCTGCTCTGTGACATGTGGCAATGGAATCCAGCAGCGTGGCCGCTCCTGCGATAGCCTCAACAACCGATGCGAGGGCTCCTCTGTCCAGACGCGGACCTGCCACATTCAGGAGTGTGATAAGAGAT TTAAACAGGATGGCGGCTGGAGCCACTGGTCCCCATGGTCATCTTGCTCTGTGACATGTGGTGATGGTGTGATCACAAGGATCCGGCTCTGCAACTCTCCCAGCCCCCAGATGAATGGGAAACCCTGCGAAGGCGAAGCTCGGGAGACCAAGGCCTGCAGGAAGGATGCCTGCCCCA TCAATGGAGGCTGGGGTCCCTGGTCCCCGTGGGACATCTGTTCTGTCACCTGTGGAGGAGGGGTGCAGAAACGTAGCCGGCTCTGCAACAACCCCACACCCCAGTTTGGAGGCAAGGACTGCGTTGGTGATGTGACAGAGAACCAGATCTGCAACAAGCAGGACTGTCCAATTG ATGGATGCCTGTCCAATCCTTGCTTTGCTGGTACTAAGTGTACTAGCTACCCTGACGGGAGCTGGAAATGTGGCGCCTGTCCCCCCGGTTACAGCGGAAATGGCGTCCAGTGCGAAGATGTTGATGAG TGCAAAGAAGTGCCTGATGCCTGCTTCAACCACAATGGCGAGCACCGGTGTAGGAACACAGATCCCGGCTACAACTGCCTGCCCTGCCCGCCGCGCTTCACTGGCTCGCAGCCCTTTGGCCAGGGCGTGGAGCATGCCGCTGCCAACAAACAG GTGTGCAAGCCCCGCAACCCCTGCACAGACGGGACACATGACTGCAACAAGAACGCCAAGTGCAACTACCTGGGCCATTACAGCGACCCCATGTACCGCTGCGAGTGCAAGCCCGGCTACGCAGGCAATGGCATCATCTGCGGGGAGGACACGGACCTGGACGGCTGGCCCAACGAGGACCTGGTGTGCGTGGCCAATGCAACTTACCACTGCAAAAAG GATAATTGCCCCAACCTTCCCAACTCGGGACAGGAAGACTATGACAAGGATGGAATTGGTGATGcctgtgatgatgatgatgacaatgataaaaTTCCAGATGATAGG GACAACTGTCCATTCCATTACAACCCAGCCCAGTATGACTATGACAGAGATGACGTGGGAGACCGCTGTGACAACTGCCCCTACAACCACAACCCGGATCAGGCTGACACGGACAACAATGGGGAAGGAGACGCCTGTGCTGCAGACATTGATGGGGATG GTATCCTCAATGAGCGAGACAACTGCCAGTATGTCTACAACGTGGACCAGAGGGACACGGATATGGATGGGGTTGGAGATCAGTGTGATAACTGCCCCCTGGAACACAATCCAGATCAG CTCGACTCTGATTCAGACCGCATTGGAGATACCTGTGACAACAATCAGGATATTGACGAAGATGGCCACCAGAACAACCTGGACAACTGTCCCTACGTGCCCAATGCCAACCAAGCTGACCATGACAAAGATGGCAAGGGAGATGCCTGTGACCACGATGATGACAATGACGGCATTCCTGATGACAGGGACAACTGCAGACTTGTGCCCAATCCCGACCAGAAGGACTCTGATG GTGATGGTCGAGGTGATGCTTGCAAAGATGATTTTGACCACGACAATGTGCCAGATGTTGATGACATTTGTCCTGAAAACGTTGATATCAGTGAAACTGATTTCCGCCGATTCCAGATGATTCCTCTAGATCCCAAAGGGACATCTCAAAATGACCCTAACTGGGTTGTACGCCATCAGGGTAAAGAACTCGTCCAGACTGTCAACTGTGATCCTGGACTTGCTATAG GTTATGACGAGTTTAATGCTGTGGACTTCAGTGGGACCTTCTTCATCAACACCGAGAGGGATGATGACTACGCCGGGTTTGTGTTTGGCTACCAGTCCAGCAGCCGCTTCTATGTTGTGATGTGGAAGCAAGTCACCCAGTCCTACTGGGACACCAACCCCACGAGAGCTCAGGGATACTCAGGCCTTTCTGTGAAAGTTGTGAACTCCACCACAGGGCCTGGCGAGCACCTGCGGAATGCCCTGTGGCACACAGGAAACACCCCTGGCCAG gtGCGTACCCTGTGGCATGACCCTCGTCACATAGGCTGGAAAGATTTCACTGCCTACAGATGGCGTCTCAGCCACAGGCCAAAGACAGGTTTCATTAG AGTGGTGATGTATGAAGGGAAGAAAATCATGGCTGACTCAGGACCCATCTATGACAAAACCTATGCTGGCGGCAGGCTAGGGTTGTTTGTCTTCTCTCAAGAAATGGTGTTCTTCTCAGACCTGAAATATGAATGCAGAG ATTCCTAA